A section of the Neisseria dumasiana genome encodes:
- the ilvN gene encoding acetolactate synthase small subunit: MRHILSILMENESGAMSRVVGLFSARDYNIDSLAVAATEDKTLSRMTIVTHGDDTVLEQITKQLNKLVEVVKVVDLNESRFVERELMLVKLRAVGKDRDEFLRLTEIYRGSVVDVTDKTYTIEITGSSDKLDSFLETVGRSQILETVRTGAAGIGRGERILRI; this comes from the coding sequence ATGCGACATATATTATCTATCCTGATGGAAAACGAATCAGGCGCGATGAGCCGCGTGGTAGGCTTGTTCTCCGCTCGTGATTACAACATTGATTCTTTAGCCGTTGCGGCAACCGAAGATAAAACCCTTTCGCGCATGACCATTGTTACTCATGGCGACGACACCGTGTTGGAACAAATCACCAAACAACTCAACAAACTGGTTGAAGTGGTGAAGGTGGTCGATTTGAATGAAAGCCGGTTTGTCGAGCGCGAACTGATGCTGGTTAAGCTGCGTGCCGTTGGAAAAGACCGCGACGAGTTTTTGCGCCTGACCGAAATCTACCGCGGCAGCGTCGTTGACGTAACCGATAAAACCTACACCATCGAAATTACCGGTTCCAGCGATAAACTGGACTCATTTTTGGAAACCGTAGGCCGTAGCCAGATTTTGGAAACCGTGCGTACCGGTGCGGCAGGTATCGGCCGCGGCGAACGGATATTGAGAATCTGA
- a CDS encoding DUF294 nucleotidyltransferase-like domain-containing protein, whose translation MERFDFSYAPFNYLSNPERVALQKSVNISFFHDNETIIRPDEPIEFLYVVIKGLVKEIGADGDVVSLYHPRDTFEARGLIEGISHHQFVVEEEALVYTIPKAVVLEIIDSNPRFGAYCYTSVADKFASLSNTKNESEFESLFTAKVRDAYRNKPVWLEGSDTIFHAAGVLKERKTKSALVRHEGKIGVFTESAFRDIVIAGAPSDEAVHKWTAFNLISADIDDFVFNALLRMMRYQIQRVVVEENGIPIGTLEQIDVLAYLSNHSHLVAQRLERAKTIDELVDISGQMTDSIRLLRNNGVRAPQLAELMQVLNSSLFEKAWRILAPAELYDKSCLIVMGSEGRGEQILKTDQDNALILHESVDPDLAAEIAAQFSQTLTRLGYPPCPGNIMVNNPQWRKPLPEFKKMVSSWCHNASGENMMNLAIFIDAKAVAGDTSMLAEVKEHLQKVMVNDVGMLMAFARAVDQFESQSKGFFSQLLNRGQAEKMDIKKMGQFPVVHGIRALSLEARIEETNTFERIHHLVQLNVIDEALGKDVAEALSYIMDLRLSANLAILHNGGSGTPNQLDFGNLSTLERDLLKDALQVVKRFKNVIRHHFHITS comes from the coding sequence ATGGAACGGTTCGACTTCAGCTACGCCCCATTCAACTACTTAAGCAACCCCGAGCGCGTTGCCCTGCAAAAATCGGTCAACATCTCGTTTTTTCACGACAACGAAACCATTATCCGCCCCGACGAACCCATCGAATTTCTGTATGTCGTTATCAAAGGCTTGGTAAAAGAAATCGGTGCCGACGGCGATGTCGTCTCCCTCTACCACCCCCGCGACACCTTTGAAGCCCGCGGCCTGATCGAAGGCATCAGCCACCACCAGTTCGTAGTGGAAGAAGAAGCGCTGGTCTACACCATTCCCAAAGCCGTAGTGCTCGAAATCATCGATTCCAACCCGCGCTTCGGAGCCTATTGCTACACCAGCGTGGCCGACAAATTTGCCAGCCTTTCCAACACCAAAAACGAAAGCGAATTTGAAAGCCTGTTTACCGCCAAAGTCCGTGATGCCTACCGCAACAAACCCGTTTGGCTCGAAGGCAGCGACACCATTTTCCACGCCGCCGGCGTATTGAAAGAACGCAAAACCAAATCCGCATTGGTACGCCACGAAGGTAAAATCGGCGTGTTCACCGAATCCGCCTTCCGCGACATCGTCATCGCCGGAGCACCGTCAGACGAAGCCGTACACAAATGGACAGCCTTCAATCTGATTTCCGCCGACATCGACGATTTCGTGTTCAACGCCTTGCTGCGCATGATGCGCTACCAAATCCAGCGCGTTGTAGTAGAAGAAAACGGCATCCCCATCGGCACGCTCGAACAAATCGACGTATTGGCTTATCTCTCCAACCACAGCCATTTGGTCGCACAGCGTTTGGAGCGCGCCAAAACCATAGACGAGTTGGTAGATATCTCCGGCCAGATGACCGATTCGATCCGCCTGTTGCGCAACAACGGCGTGCGGGCCCCGCAACTGGCCGAGTTAATGCAGGTGCTCAACAGCAGCCTGTTTGAAAAAGCGTGGCGCATCCTCGCACCGGCCGAACTCTACGACAAATCCTGCCTGATCGTGATGGGTTCCGAAGGGCGCGGCGAACAAATTCTCAAAACCGACCAAGACAATGCCCTGATTCTGCACGAAAGCGTCGACCCCGATCTCGCCGCCGAAATAGCCGCCCAATTTTCACAAACGCTTACCCGTCTCGGCTATCCGCCCTGCCCCGGCAATATCATGGTCAACAACCCCCAATGGCGCAAACCGTTGCCCGAATTCAAAAAAATGGTCAGCAGCTGGTGCCACAATGCCAGCGGCGAAAACATGATGAACCTCGCCATTTTTATCGATGCCAAAGCCGTAGCCGGCGACACCTCCATGCTGGCCGAAGTCAAAGAACATCTGCAAAAAGTGATGGTTAACGACGTAGGCATGCTGATGGCCTTTGCACGCGCCGTCGATCAATTTGAAAGCCAAAGCAAAGGCTTTTTCTCCCAACTGCTCAACCGCGGCCAAGCCGAAAAAATGGACATCAAAAAAATGGGGCAGTTTCCCGTTGTTCACGGCATCCGCGCCCTCAGCCTCGAAGCCCGCATCGAAGAAACCAATACGTTCGAGCGCATTCACCATCTCGTCCAACTGAACGTTATCGACGAAGCATTAGGCAAAGACGTTGCCGAAGCCCTCAGCTACATCATGGACTTACGCCTGAGCGCCAACCTCGCCATCCTGCACAACGGCGGCTCCGGCACCCCCAACCAACTCGATTTCGGCAACCTGTCCACGCTCGAACGCGACCTGCTCAAAGATGCGCTGCAAGTCGTTAAGCGGTTTAAAAACGTGATCCGCCACCACTTCCACATCACTTCGTAA
- the ilvC gene encoding ketol-acid reductoisomerase, translated as MQVFYDKDADLSLIKGKTVAIIGYGSQGHAHAANLKDSGVNVVIGLRQGGSWNKAVAAGHDVRSVAEATKAADVVMILLPDETAPAVYNAEVHDNLKDGAVLAFAHGFNVHYNQIVPAKNVDVIMVAPKGPGHTVRSEYLKGGGVPTLIAVYQDNSGKARDIALSYAAANGGTKGGVIETNFREETETDLFGEQAVLCGGAVELVKCGFETLVEAGYAPEMAYFECLHELKLIVDLMYEGGIANMNYSISNNAEYGEYVTGPEVVTPATKEAMKKALYRIQSGEYAKMFIQEGATNYASMTARRRLNADHQIEKVGAQLRSMMPWISKNKLVDLDKN; from the coding sequence ATGCAAGTTTTTTATGATAAAGATGCAGACCTGTCATTGATCAAAGGTAAAACCGTAGCCATCATCGGTTATGGTTCGCAAGGCCATGCCCACGCGGCTAACTTAAAAGATTCCGGCGTAAACGTAGTGATCGGTTTGCGCCAAGGCGGTTCTTGGAATAAAGCCGTAGCCGCCGGTCACGACGTACGCTCCGTAGCGGAAGCCACCAAAGCTGCCGATGTGGTAATGATTCTGTTGCCTGACGAAACCGCTCCTGCCGTTTACAACGCCGAAGTCCACGATAATTTGAAAGACGGTGCCGTTTTGGCATTCGCACACGGCTTCAATGTTCATTACAACCAAATTGTTCCTGCAAAAAATGTCGACGTTATAATGGTTGCGCCTAAAGGCCCCGGCCACACCGTACGCAGCGAATACCTCAAAGGCGGCGGCGTGCCTACCCTGATTGCCGTTTACCAAGACAACTCAGGTAAAGCACGCGATATCGCCTTGTCTTACGCAGCAGCCAACGGCGGCACCAAAGGCGGTGTGATTGAAACCAACTTCCGCGAAGAAACCGAAACCGACTTGTTCGGCGAGCAAGCCGTATTGTGCGGCGGCGCAGTGGAATTGGTGAAATGCGGTTTTGAAACATTGGTAGAAGCCGGTTATGCCCCCGAAATGGCTTATTTCGAATGCTTGCACGAGCTGAAACTGATTGTGGATTTGATGTATGAAGGCGGTATTGCCAACATGAACTACTCCATTTCCAACAATGCCGAATACGGCGAATATGTTACCGGCCCCGAAGTGGTTACTCCTGCCACTAAAGAAGCCATGAAAAAGGCACTGTACCGCATCCAAAGCGGCGAATACGCAAAAATGTTTATTCAAGAAGGTGCCACCAACTATGCCAGCATGACTGCCCGCCGCCGTTTGAATGCAGATCACCAAATCGAAAAAGTGGGCGCACAACTCCGCAGCATGATGCCTTGGATTTCCAAAAACAAACTGGTTGATTTAGACAAAAACTAA
- the ilvB gene encoding biosynthetic-type acetolactate synthase large subunit translates to MQLSGAQILVQSLKAEGVEYVFGYPGGAVLEIYDALFQLNKFKHILVRHEQAAVHAADAYSRTSGKVGVALVTSGPGATNALTGIATAYSDSIPMVVITGQVGTPAIGTDAFQEVDTVGITRPCVKHNFLVTDINELATTIKKAFQIASTGRPGPVVVDIPKDVTQAMAKFSYPQEDIFIRSYQPVTQGHTGQIKKAVQMFASAKRPLVYFGGGVVLGNAHQELIDFVRLTGAPCTGTLMGLGAFPSSDRQYLGMLGMHGTYEANLAMQNADVVLAVGARFDDRVVSVPAKFLEKPKKIIHIDIDPSSIAKRVKVDVPIVGDVKNVLSEMSCLWKKQELLVTPAALEKWWHNIESWRSRDCLWVDYDSEIIKPQYVVKKLAEVTNNSAIITSDVGQHQMFAAQYYPFERPRQWLNSGGLGTMGVGLPYAMGAKLAAPDQDVFCITGEGSIQMNIQELSTCFQYRIPINVVTLNNGYLGMVRQWQELYYSNRESETYFDSLPDFVKLAEAYGHIGIRVDKKSDVEGALLEALNQKDRLVFLDFITDKKQNVFPMVGNGKGLDEMVLPPHMRETPMDSDVNDVKDRDYDTRSVP, encoded by the coding sequence ATGCAATTATCAGGTGCACAAATACTCGTGCAGAGTCTTAAGGCCGAGGGCGTGGAATACGTTTTCGGTTATCCGGGCGGCGCAGTTCTCGAAATCTACGATGCGCTTTTCCAACTCAATAAATTCAAACATATTTTGGTACGCCACGAACAGGCGGCGGTGCATGCCGCAGACGCTTATTCGCGCACCAGCGGTAAAGTCGGCGTGGCGTTGGTTACTTCCGGGCCGGGAGCAACCAATGCGCTAACCGGTATCGCCACCGCGTATTCCGATTCCATTCCCATGGTGGTTATTACCGGTCAGGTGGGTACGCCCGCAATCGGCACGGATGCGTTTCAGGAGGTGGATACGGTAGGTATTACCCGTCCCTGCGTGAAGCATAACTTCTTGGTTACCGACATCAACGAGCTGGCAACGACCATCAAAAAAGCCTTTCAGATTGCTTCAACCGGCCGACCCGGCCCGGTGGTGGTGGATATCCCCAAAGACGTAACGCAGGCGATGGCGAAATTCAGCTATCCGCAAGAAGATATTTTTATCAGGTCTTACCAACCGGTTACGCAAGGGCACACCGGTCAAATCAAAAAAGCCGTACAGATGTTTGCTTCGGCCAAACGGCCGTTGGTGTATTTCGGCGGCGGCGTGGTATTGGGCAACGCGCATCAGGAATTGATTGATTTCGTGCGTTTAACCGGAGCGCCCTGCACCGGCACCTTAATGGGCTTGGGTGCGTTCCCTTCCAGCGACCGTCAGTATTTGGGTATGCTGGGTATGCACGGCACTTACGAAGCCAACTTGGCTATGCAGAATGCCGATGTGGTGTTGGCCGTAGGTGCGCGTTTTGACGACCGTGTGGTTTCGGTACCTGCTAAATTTTTAGAAAAACCTAAGAAAATCATCCATATCGACATTGATCCTTCCAGCATCGCCAAGCGCGTTAAAGTTGACGTGCCGATTGTGGGTGATGTGAAAAACGTATTGTCGGAAATGTCGTGCCTGTGGAAAAAGCAGGAGCTGCTTGTGACGCCTGCCGCTTTGGAAAAATGGTGGCACAACATCGAATCATGGCGCAGCCGTGATTGCTTGTGGGTGGATTACGACAGCGAGATTATCAAACCGCAATATGTGGTGAAAAAGCTGGCCGAAGTAACCAACAATTCAGCCATTATCACTTCCGACGTAGGGCAGCACCAAATGTTCGCCGCTCAATACTACCCGTTTGAGCGGCCGCGCCAATGGCTCAATTCAGGCGGCCTCGGTACGATGGGCGTAGGTTTGCCTTATGCAATGGGTGCGAAACTTGCCGCTCCCGACCAGGATGTGTTCTGTATTACCGGCGAAGGCTCGATTCAGATGAACATCCAAGAGCTTTCAACCTGTTTCCAATACCGCATACCGATTAATGTGGTAACACTCAACAACGGTTATTTGGGTATGGTGCGCCAATGGCAGGAGCTGTATTACAGCAACCGCGAATCGGAAACTTACTTTGATTCACTGCCCGATTTTGTGAAATTGGCCGAAGCCTACGGGCATATCGGTATCCGAGTGGACAAAAAATCAGATGTAGAGGGTGCGCTGCTTGAAGCTTTGAATCAGAAAGACCGTTTGGTTTTCTTGGATTTCATTACCGACAAAAAGCAAAATGTGTTCCCGATGGTAGGCAACGGCAAAGGTTTGGACGAAATGGTGCTGCCGCCTCATATGCGCGAAACCCCGATGGATTCGGACGTGAACGACGTTAAAGACCGTGATTACGACACAAGGAGCGTGCCATAA
- a CDS encoding isochorismatase family protein: MTIIAIDLQPQCRFSCFAANDQQCVHQPENIVPELNRQARFAHKRLLVENISAAKKTLCASLCSGGAGQVHNTFTFSRESQFAIRVESCRGTHLLKGLPSPADYDHAVEVEGDESFSACFHDAKESRSTGLIEWLHAQNAQTVIIGGLAMEQAVLETAAHLAWYNDNWHIIVNLAACSGYTPEDTLKAVYALRQAGITVVASSEELEAAIAAGPTRLMEKVS; this comes from the coding sequence ATGACCATCATTGCTATCGACCTTCAACCCCAATGCCGTTTTTCTTGCTTTGCGGCTAACGACCAACAATGTGTTCACCAACCGGAAAACATTGTACCGGAGTTGAACCGTCAGGCCCGTTTTGCCCACAAGCGTTTATTAGTTGAAAACATTTCTGCTGCGAAAAAGACCTTATGCGCCAGCTTGTGCAGCGGTGGGGCAGGTCAAGTGCACAACACATTTACGTTCAGCCGCGAAAGCCAGTTTGCTATCCGTGTTGAATCTTGCCGCGGAACACATTTGCTCAAAGGCTTGCCCAGCCCGGCGGATTACGATCATGCCGTAGAAGTGGAGGGTGACGAGTCTTTCAGTGCCTGCTTTCATGATGCCAAAGAAAGCCGCAGCACCGGTTTAATCGAATGGCTGCATGCGCAAAATGCCCAAACTGTGATTATCGGCGGTTTGGCAATGGAACAGGCTGTTTTGGAAACTGCCGCTCATTTGGCTTGGTATAACGACAACTGGCATATTATTGTGAATCTGGCGGCATGCAGCGGTTATACACCTGAAGATACCTTGAAAGCAGTATATGCTTTGCGCCAAGCAGGTATTACGGTAGTGGCTTCTTCGGAAGAATTGGAAGCGGCAATTGCTGCCGGCCCCACCCGTTTGATGGAAAAAGTATCTTAA
- a CDS encoding OmpA family protein, with product MNLLKPLTVLAATSALMLSGCVTDPVTGQQKMSKTAMYGLGSAAACGIVGALTHGGKGARNSALACGAVGAGVGGYMDYQEKKLRESLANTNVEIERQGNQIKLIMPESVTFATNSAALSGNAMDALNKAAETLVQYHDTTLTIAGHTDNTGSDAINEPLSQRRAQSVADYLNRRGVAASRLSTIGYGSRQPVAGNDTLEGRAKNRRVEILINPDQNAVRAAQQQQ from the coding sequence ATGAACCTGTTGAAACCCTTAACCGTATTGGCAGCCACTTCCGCATTAATGCTTTCAGGCTGCGTAACCGACCCCGTAACCGGCCAACAAAAAATGAGCAAAACCGCTATGTACGGCTTAGGCAGCGCAGCAGCCTGCGGCATCGTCGGCGCACTTACCCACGGCGGCAAAGGCGCACGCAACTCGGCTTTGGCGTGCGGCGCAGTAGGTGCGGGCGTTGGCGGCTATATGGACTACCAAGAGAAAAAACTGCGTGAAAGCTTAGCCAATACCAACGTAGAAATCGAACGCCAAGGCAATCAAATCAAATTGATCATGCCCGAAAGCGTAACCTTTGCTACCAATAGTGCGGCATTGAGCGGCAATGCCATGGACGCCTTGAATAAAGCGGCCGAAACGCTCGTTCAATATCACGACACCACTTTAACCATAGCCGGCCATACCGACAACACCGGTTCCGATGCCATCAACGAGCCGCTGTCGCAACGCCGCGCCCAATCGGTAGCCGATTACCTGAACCGCCGCGGTGTGGCAGCTTCGCGACTCAGCACCATCGGTTACGGCTCGCGCCAACCCGTTGCAGGCAACGACACCCTTGAAGGAAGAGCCAAGAACCGCCGTGTAGAAATCTTGATCAACCCTGATCAAAACGCGGTTCGCGCTGCCCAGCAACAGCAATAA
- a CDS encoding 3'-5' exonuclease, with amino-acid sequence MFKKFLQGRERKKLTDPYYSFLFDEHPDEWVSFDCETTSLDVKEAEILSIGAVKIRKNQVLVSESFYVLVKPENPMKAANISVHGLRPKDLSDGIPVQEAIKQLLEFIGGRGLVGYYLEYDVAMVNKFLKPMIGIKLPNPQTDVSSLFHRWQQKENIHDGYVDLRMDTMLKKLKLTGLPRHDALNDSINVALMYLLLKQRLR; translated from the coding sequence ATGTTTAAAAAATTCTTGCAGGGCAGAGAGCGCAAAAAACTCACCGACCCGTATTACAGCTTCCTTTTCGACGAACACCCCGACGAATGGGTGAGCTTCGACTGCGAAACCACCAGCCTCGACGTAAAAGAAGCCGAAATCCTATCCATCGGTGCCGTTAAAATCCGCAAAAACCAAGTATTGGTGAGCGAATCGTTTTATGTGCTGGTTAAGCCCGAAAACCCGATGAAAGCCGCCAACATCAGCGTACACGGCTTAAGGCCGAAAGACCTTTCAGACGGCATCCCCGTGCAAGAAGCCATCAAGCAGCTGCTCGAATTCATCGGTGGCCGCGGCTTGGTAGGCTATTACTTGGAATACGACGTCGCCATGGTCAACAAATTTCTCAAACCCATGATCGGCATCAAACTGCCCAACCCGCAAACCGATGTATCTTCACTCTTCCACCGCTGGCAGCAAAAAGAAAACATCCACGACGGTTACGTTGACCTGCGTATGGACACCATGCTGAAAAAACTCAAACTCACCGGCCTGCCCCGCCACGACGCGCTCAACGACTCCATCAATGTTGCATTGATGTACCTGCTGTTGAAACAAAGGCTGCGCTAA
- a CDS encoding c-type cytochrome has protein sequence MNQLSNHKARGSALTTLVGGIVILLAVLFFLVKLANSNYFSNVEETTTSATETRIMPAGSLAMGDGTPIGERTGEQIFNKVCIQCHAADGNVPNAPRITNNGEWAPRIAKGFETLFNNALNGFNAMPAKGGQADLTDDELKRVIAYMTNQSGGNFEAPAVGAAASEAAASGETAAAASPATSIDGKSIFDTTCVACHGATSAIPNAPRITKNDEWAPRIKKGKDALFKSAIEGYTGPSGSLMPAKGGNTNLSDDEVKAAVTYMVNESGGKF, from the coding sequence ATGAATCAACTGAGCAATCACAAAGCCCGAGGTTCTGCATTAACCACCCTTGTGGGCGGTATCGTTATCCTGCTTGCAGTACTGTTTTTTCTGGTTAAACTGGCAAACAGCAACTATTTCAGCAACGTAGAAGAAACCACCACATCCGCCACAGAAACCCGCATCATGCCTGCCGGCAGCTTGGCTATGGGCGACGGCACACCGATCGGCGAACGCACCGGCGAACAGATTTTCAACAAAGTCTGCATTCAGTGCCATGCTGCAGACGGCAACGTTCCCAACGCACCGCGCATCACCAATAACGGCGAATGGGCACCGCGCATTGCCAAAGGTTTTGAAACCCTGTTTAACAACGCACTCAACGGCTTCAATGCCATGCCCGCCAAAGGCGGCCAAGCCGATTTGACCGACGACGAACTCAAACGCGTTATCGCTTACATGACCAACCAATCCGGCGGTAATTTTGAAGCGCCTGCCGTAGGTGCTGCCGCATCCGAAGCTGCCGCATCCGGTGAAACCGCTGCCGCTGCTTCTCCAGCCACTTCGATTGACGGCAAAAGTATTTTTGATACCACTTGCGTAGCCTGCCACGGTGCCACTTCTGCCATTCCCAATGCACCGCGCATTACCAAAAACGACGAATGGGCTCCACGCATCAAAAAAGGTAAAGACGCATTGTTCAAAAGTGCCATCGAAGGCTACACCGGCCCGAGCGGCAGCCTGATGCCTGCCAAAGGCGGCAACACCAACTTAAGCGACGACGAAGTTAAAGCTGCCGTAACTTATATGGTGAACGAATCAGGCGGTAAGTTTTAA
- a CDS encoding NAD-dependent succinate-semialdehyde dehydrogenase — protein sequence MKTVLQLLKHPDIKFESFSDGLPVKNPATGDTIAYVRMTTPQMLGELIAKAHAAQKEWAAKTALERADVLWNWYRLVKANKESLARIMTMEQGKSLTESLGEIDYAAGFIRWFAEEARRVDGDILTSVKQSQKLMVIKQPVGVAASITPWNFPAAMITRKAAPALAAGCAMIVKSASQTPLSAYAQALLAYEAGVPEALFAVVNGKAAELSAVFARNPVVRKISFTGSTETGMKIYRQSADHIKKLSLELGGNAPLIVFDDADLDKAVQGVLLSKFRNSGQTCVCSNRIYAQSGVYDELCRRVAREAGRLKLGNGLDDGVQQGPLIDEQAVAKVEEHIRDALEKGAECLTGGKRSSLGGTFFEPTVLSGVTEAMLVAKEETFGPLCPIFKFETEEDVIRQANDTESGLAAYLFTQDTARQWRVSEALEYGMVGINTGLISNEVAPFGGIKTSGLGREGSKYGMDEYLELKYLCLDLS from the coding sequence ATGAAAACCGTTCTGCAGTTGTTGAAACACCCTGATATTAAGTTTGAATCTTTTTCAGACGGCCTGCCGGTAAAAAATCCGGCCACGGGCGATACCATCGCCTATGTGCGTATGACCACGCCGCAAATGTTGGGCGAACTGATTGCCAAAGCACATGCCGCGCAAAAAGAGTGGGCGGCGAAAACCGCTTTGGAGCGTGCCGATGTTTTGTGGAATTGGTATCGTTTGGTCAAAGCCAACAAGGAAAGTTTGGCGCGCATCATGACGATGGAGCAGGGTAAAAGCCTTACCGAATCGTTGGGCGAAATCGACTACGCCGCCGGTTTTATCCGCTGGTTTGCCGAAGAAGCGCGTCGGGTGGATGGCGATATTCTCACGAGCGTCAAGCAAAGCCAAAAGCTGATGGTGATTAAACAGCCGGTGGGTGTTGCAGCGTCCATCACTCCGTGGAATTTCCCCGCCGCCATGATCACGCGCAAGGCCGCACCGGCATTGGCTGCGGGGTGTGCAATGATTGTGAAATCCGCCAGCCAAACGCCTTTGAGCGCTTATGCGCAGGCATTATTGGCTTATGAGGCGGGCGTGCCCGAAGCATTGTTTGCAGTGGTTAACGGCAAAGCGGCAGAGCTTAGCGCGGTTTTTGCCCGAAATCCGGTGGTAAGAAAAATCAGTTTTACAGGTTCGACCGAAACCGGTATGAAAATTTACCGCCAAAGTGCCGACCATATCAAAAAACTCAGTTTGGAACTGGGCGGCAATGCACCTTTGATAGTGTTTGACGATGCCGATTTGGATAAAGCCGTGCAAGGGGTTTTGCTCAGCAAATTCCGCAACAGCGGGCAAACTTGCGTATGCAGTAACCGCATTTACGCACAATCAGGCGTGTATGACGAACTCTGCCGCCGGGTTGCCCGCGAAGCAGGCCGTCTGAAACTGGGCAACGGCTTGGATGACGGCGTTCAGCAGGGGCCGTTGATTGACGAGCAAGCGGTGGCCAAAGTGGAAGAACATATCCGCGATGCGCTGGAGAAGGGCGCGGAATGTTTAACCGGCGGTAAGCGCAGCAGTTTGGGCGGTACCTTTTTCGAGCCTACGGTGTTGAGCGGCGTAACGGAAGCTATGTTGGTGGCGAAAGAAGAAACCTTCGGGCCGCTTTGCCCCATTTTTAAGTTTGAAACCGAAGAAGATGTGATCAGGCAGGCCAATGATACCGAATCGGGCTTGGCGGCTTATTTATTTACGCAAGATACCGCACGCCAATGGCGGGTATCGGAAGCCTTGGAATACGGCATGGTCGGCATCAATACGGGTTTAATCAGCAATGAAGTGGCACCGTTTGGCGGAATCAAAACCAGCGGCTTAGGCAGAGAAGGTAGCAAATATGGAATGGACGAATATTTGGAACTGAAATATCTGTGTTTGGATCTGAGTTGA
- a CDS encoding putative quinol monooxygenase — MPNVKIAAMIVVKPEYRQELFDEFLQLVSASRREAGNIRYDLHQDLENPDRVVFFEIWKSQAAVDEHAASAHFQAFLKAIEGKTQSVEIISMRDLSENAPQ; from the coding sequence ATGCCTAACGTAAAAATTGCCGCAATGATTGTTGTGAAACCCGAATACCGCCAAGAGCTGTTTGATGAGTTCCTGCAATTAGTCTCCGCCAGCCGCAGAGAAGCAGGCAATATACGTTACGATTTACACCAAGATTTGGAAAACCCCGACAGAGTAGTGTTTTTTGAAATCTGGAAATCACAGGCAGCAGTTGACGAACATGCCGCCTCGGCACATTTTCAAGCCTTTCTCAAGGCAATCGAGGGCAAAACTCAAAGTGTGGAAATCATATCCATGCGAGATCTTTCCGAAAATGCACCACAATAA
- a CDS encoding YoaK family protein yields MDNKAPDSYRIKRRRTKNAQPFWQADKPYLHEHNISDVRFRILGYLMALLAGAINAGGFFAVVRYTSHVTGEMSHAADMAYLGEWKAVLIAMLGLVCFILGAAHSSWVVLWAKRRRFRGGFGFSMWLEGIYMLLFGVLGVTALEWDIAEMPSLAMFLLCFIMGMHNTVVTILSGGAIRSTHMTGTATDLGIEISKMLYYSRSNNPKLPNVHVNKPKAKLFTGLLTAFFAGGLIGAWGYHTVGHHFALPVSAILFVLGFGSVGYDVKLRIKLRLIQRLQKYGQRKHSRQ; encoded by the coding sequence ATGGACAACAAAGCCCCCGATTCCTACCGCATCAAACGCCGCCGCACAAAAAACGCGCAGCCGTTTTGGCAGGCCGACAAACCTTATCTGCACGAACACAATATCAGCGATGTGCGCTTCCGCATACTCGGTTATCTGATGGCACTGTTAGCGGGAGCCATTAACGCCGGGGGCTTTTTTGCGGTTGTACGCTACACTTCCCACGTTACCGGCGAAATGTCGCACGCAGCCGATATGGCTTATTTGGGCGAATGGAAAGCGGTATTGATTGCCATGCTCGGGCTGGTGTGCTTTATTCTCGGCGCAGCCCACTCGAGTTGGGTGGTTTTATGGGCGAAAAGGCGGAGGTTTCGCGGCGGATTCGGTTTTTCGATGTGGCTGGAAGGAATCTATATGCTGCTTTTCGGCGTTTTGGGCGTTACCGCGCTCGAATGGGACATTGCAGAAATGCCATCATTGGCCATGTTTTTATTGTGTTTCATTATGGGTATGCACAATACCGTCGTTACCATACTTTCCGGCGGTGCCATCCGTTCCACCCACATGACCGGCACGGCAACCGATTTAGGCATAGAAATTTCCAAAATGCTCTATTACAGCCGCAGCAACAACCCCAAACTGCCCAACGTGCACGTTAACAAACCCAAAGCCAAACTCTTTACCGGCCTGTTAACAGCCTTTTTTGCCGGCGGCCTGATCGGCGCATGGGGCTACCACACGGTAGGCCATCACTTCGCCTTACCCGTATCGGCAATACTGTTCGTGTTGGGATTCGGTTCGGTCGGATACGATGTCAAACTGAGAATCAAGCTCAGGCTGATACAGCGTTTACAGAAATACGGCCAAAGAAAGCACAGCCGGCAATAA